The following coding sequences are from one Candidatus Nitrosopumilus sp. SW window:
- a CDS encoding thrombospondin type 3 repeat-containing protein translates to MKQYLLGFLLLLTLTIGMAPSSVFANETIDSDGDGVPNAVDFCPHLLEDYDPQYGNNIDGCPADFVPWYDADYDGIQDHLDNCPTVKENYNKFQDEDGCPDLSPDGDGGIVDSDGDGYPDYLDLCPSQPETFNGIDDTDGCPDDEHNLLDRDQDGISDSKDSCPLEPETYNLYLDTDGCPDSVDSTASIYEFPDTDGDGIDDRWDQCLNEPENYNGFQDQDGCIDIPGADANGIIDSDYDSIPDDKDACPLERENYNKFQDEDGCPDVLQLQISGDADGDGLLNAFDDCPYVPENYNKFQDTDGCPDLIGDNRYSYDSDGDGIIDNLDWCPNQPETYNGFQDSDGCPDSSVSTLDTDRDGIPNVSDSCPLDPETYNLYQDTDGCPDSVDGALSGYTFPDSDGDGIDDRWDACVDEPENFNGFLDDDGCPDTPGVSKSALLDTDYDNIPDIHDLCPTIAENYNKFQDYDGCPDTIEHGSFGDSDGDGIIDNVDQCPKSKETYNRFQDTDGCPDSLFDGYSTYDSDGDGIVDNLDLCPTQPETYNGFQDTDGCPDSSVSTLDSDLDGIIDISDACPLEPETYNYYQDEDGCPDSTGTVTSSYSFPDADGDGIDDRWDSCLDEQENFNGYLDWDGCPDELAAASTTPTRFDSDGDGFYDGIDSCPSKPETWNKYNDHDGCPDIAPEQQRFVHDDDLDSIINDEDLCPLDPEDFDGDRDTDGCPDN, encoded by the coding sequence ATGAAACAATATCTTTTAGGATTTTTACTTTTACTCACCCTAACTATTGGAATGGCACCAAGCAGTGTCTTTGCAAATGAGACAATTGATTCAGATGGTGATGGTGTTCCAAATGCCGTCGATTTTTGTCCTCATCTCTTAGAAGACTATGATCCTCAATACGGTAACAACATTGACGGTTGTCCTGCAGACTTTGTTCCTTGGTATGATGCTGATTATGACGGTATACAAGATCACCTTGACAACTGTCCTACTGTAAAAGAAAATTACAATAAATTCCAAGATGAAGACGGTTGTCCTGACTTGTCTCCTGACGGTGATGGTGGAATTGTGGACTCTGATGGTGACGGATATCCTGATTATCTAGACTTGTGCCCATCACAACCTGAAACATTTAACGGAATTGATGATACTGACGGTTGTCCTGACGATGAACACAATTTACTAGACCGTGATCAAGATGGCATCTCTGATAGCAAGGATTCTTGTCCACTAGAACCTGAAACTTATAACTTGTATCTGGACACTGACGGTTGTCCTGACTCTGTTGATTCCACAGCTTCTATCTATGAATTCCCAGATACTGATGGTGATGGAATTGACGATAGATGGGATCAATGTCTAAACGAGCCTGAAAATTACAACGGATTCCAAGACCAAGATGGTTGTATTGATATTCCAGGTGCTGATGCAAATGGAATTATTGATTCAGATTATGATTCAATTCCTGATGACAAAGATGCTTGTCCATTAGAACGTGAAAACTATAACAAATTCCAAGATGAAGATGGATGTCCTGATGTTTTACAATTACAAATCAGTGGTGATGCTGATGGTGACGGTTTACTAAATGCCTTTGATGATTGCCCATATGTTCCTGAAAACTATAACAAATTCCAAGACACTGACGGTTGTCCTGATTTAATTGGTGATAATAGATATTCTTATGACTCTGATGGTGATGGAATTATTGATAATTTAGATTGGTGTCCAAATCAGCCTGAAACCTACAATGGATTCCAAGACTCTGACGGTTGTCCTGACAGTTCTGTATCTACTCTTGATACTGATAGAGATGGAATTCCAAATGTTTCAGACTCTTGTCCACTAGATCCTGAAACTTACAACTTGTATCAAGACACTGACGGTTGTCCTGATTCAGTTGATGGTGCACTATCTGGATATACATTCCCTGACTCTGATGGTGATGGAATTGATGATAGATGGGATGCTTGTGTTGATGAACCAGAAAACTTTAACGGATTCTTAGATGATGACGGTTGTCCTGACACACCAGGAGTTTCCAAATCAGCTTTGCTTGATACTGATTATGACAACATTCCTGACATACATGATTTATGTCCAACAATTGCAGAAAATTACAACAAGTTCCAAGATTATGACGGTTGTCCTGACACAATAGAACATGGTTCATTTGGCGATTCAGACGGTGATGGAATAATTGACAATGTAGACCAATGTCCTAAAAGTAAAGAAACTTACAATAGATTCCAAGACACTGACGGTTGTCCAGATTCACTTTTTGATGGCTATTCTACTTATGATTCAGATGGTGATGGCATAGTTGATAACCTCGACTTGTGTCCAACACAGCCTGAAACATACAACGGATTCCAAGACACTGACGGTTGTCCTGATAGTTCTGTCTCTACACTTGATTCAGACCTGGATGGAATCATAGACATTTCTGATGCATGTCCACTAGAACCTGAAACTTACAACTATTATCAAGATGAAGATGGTTGCCCTGATTCTACAGGTACTGTAACATCTTCTTACTCTTTCCCAGATGCTGACGGTGATGGAATTGATGACAGATGGGATTCATGTCTAGATGAGCAAGAGAACTTTAATGGATACTTGGATTGGGATGGATGCCCAGACGAATTGGCTGCAGCATCAACAACTCCAACAAGATTTGACTCTGATGGTGACGGATTCTATGATGGAATTGATTCCTGTCCATCAAAACCTGAAACCTGGAACAAATACAATGATCATGACGGCTGTCCAGACATTGCTCCAGAACAACAAAGATTTGTCCATGATGATGATCTAGATAGCATCATTAATGATGAAGACTTGTGTCCACTTGATCCTGAAGATTTCGATGGTGACAGAGACACTGACGGTTGTCCTGATAACTAA
- a CDS encoding ASCH domain-containing protein, protein MKCLSVSQPFADLIILGKKTIELRKWNTNFRGELLIHAPLKIRKEDCKRLKIDKKFVTGAIVGKVEIYDVKKYDTLKQVKEDQEFHLASKNFHDRTFGFLLKNPKSFRIPIPYKGQLGLFDVALPKTKIKNKEIVTDIIDEEYRYQWIGHH, encoded by the coding sequence TTGAAATGTCTTTCAGTGTCTCAACCATTTGCTGATTTAATCATTCTAGGAAAAAAGACAATCGAGTTACGTAAATGGAACACAAATTTTCGTGGAGAATTGCTAATACATGCCCCATTAAAGATCAGAAAAGAAGATTGTAAGAGATTAAAGATTGACAAAAAATTTGTCACAGGTGCAATTGTTGGCAAAGTGGAAATCTATGATGTGAAAAAATATGACACTCTAAAACAAGTCAAAGAAGACCAAGAATTCCATCTTGCTTCAAAAAATTTTCATGACAGAACTTTTGGGTTTTTGCTAAAAAACCCAAAATCATTTAGAATCCCCATCCCATACAAGGGGCAACTAGGACTCTTTGATGTGGCATTACCTAAAACAAAAATCAAGAACAAAGAAATTGTCACAGACATTATCGATGAAGAATATCGATATCAGTGGATAGGCCACCATTGA
- a CDS encoding TATA-box-binding protein, with product MPQTKPIVSVENVVASASVDQKIDLNEITEKFPDTEYHPEQFPGLVFRLKSPRTATLIFRTGKMVCTGAKSEEMAIKAVNTVVQKLRKGKIKIKNDAVITVQNIVAAINLGGKIHLEKAARTLPRSMYEPEQFPGLIHRMLDPKTVILLFASGKLVCTGAKKESDVYRSVHNLHSVLEEKNLMIYDQ from the coding sequence ATGCCTCAAACAAAGCCCATTGTGAGTGTTGAAAATGTTGTTGCATCAGCATCTGTTGATCAAAAGATTGACCTTAATGAAATTACAGAAAAATTTCCAGACACTGAATATCATCCAGAACAATTTCCAGGATTAGTTTTCAGATTAAAGAGTCCAAGAACTGCAACTTTGATTTTTAGAACAGGAAAGATGGTTTGTACAGGAGCAAAATCAGAAGAGATGGCAATCAAAGCTGTAAACACTGTTGTTCAAAAGCTCAGAAAAGGAAAAATCAAAATAAAAAATGATGCAGTAATTACCGTGCAAAATATTGTTGCAGCAATTAATCTAGGTGGAAAGATACATCTAGAAAAAGCAGCAAGAACATTACCAAGAAGCATGTATGAGCCAGAACAATTTCCAGGACTCATTCACAGAATGCTTGACCCTAAAACTGTAATCTTGTTATTTGCATCAGGTAAATTGGTTTGTACAGGAGCCAAAAAAGAATCAGATGTATATCGTTCTGTTCACAATCTACATTCAGTCTTAGAAGAAAAAAATCTAATGATTTATGATCAATAG
- a CDS encoding thrombospondin type 3 repeat-containing protein has translation MKQQYLLGFLLLLTLTIGMAPSSVFANEAIDSDGDGVPNAIDECPHLLEDYDPQYGNNIDGCPADFVPWYDADYDGVQDHVDNCPTVKETYNRFQDEDGCPDLSPYTDAGIADSDGDGFPDYLDLCPTQPETFNGIDDTDGCPDDDHSVIDSDQDGISDGKDSCPLDPETYNQFQDHDGCPDSVDDALSGYTFPDTDGDGIEDRWDSCIFEPENYNNNLDWDGCPDIPGVTNPEAPDTDFDGIPDDKDACPLDRENYNKFEDSDGCPDVVQHMIFGDYDGDGIPDQDDLCPYSPETYNKFQDEDGCPDLVADNKLSVDTDGDGIIDNIDLCPTQPETYNGILDTDGCPDSSLYRYDADMDGILDNDDACPLEPETYNLYLDTDGCPDSVDDALSGYTFPDTDGDGIEDRWDSCIYEPENFNGFLDDDGCPETLGTTAGDMIDSDYDGLADHLDQCPTIAERYNKFQDEDGCPDSIIHQTIGDSDGDGIYDDVDQCPTAKETYNKYMDTDGCPDFIADNKLSADTDGDGILDYLDLCPTQPETYNGFQDSDGCPDSSVSTLDSDMDGILDINDACPLEPETYNRYLDSDGCPDSVDSTASTYTFPDTDGDGIEDRWDACIYEPENYNNNLDWDGCPDTLGAESTTPVYADSDGDGYPDAVDSCPTESETWNKYLDSDGCPDIAPEQQRFVHDDDLDDIINDEDLCPLDPEDYDGDRDTDGCPDP, from the coding sequence ATGAAGCAACAATATCTTTTAGGATTTTTACTTTTACTCACCCTAACTATTGGAATGGCACCAAGCAGTGTCTTTGCAAATGAGGCAATTGATTCTGATGGTGATGGTGTTCCAAATGCAATTGATGAATGTCCTCATCTCTTAGAAGACTATGATCCTCAATACGGTAACAACATTGACGGTTGTCCTGCAGACTTTGTTCCTTGGTATGATGCTGATTATGACGGTGTTCAAGACCATGTTGATAATTGTCCTACTGTAAAAGAAACTTACAATAGATTCCAAGATGAAGACGGTTGTCCTGACTTGTCTCCTTACACTGATGCCGGTATTGCTGACTCTGATGGAGATGGCTTTCCTGATTATCTAGATTTGTGTCCAACACAACCTGAAACATTTAACGGAATTGATGACACTGATGGCTGTCCTGATGATGATCATTCTGTAATTGATAGTGATCAAGATGGAATCTCTGATGGCAAAGATTCCTGTCCACTAGATCCTGAAACTTACAATCAATTCCAAGACCATGACGGTTGTCCTGACTCTGTTGATGACGCATTATCTGGATACACATTCCCTGACACTGACGGTGATGGAATTGAAGACAGATGGGATTCATGCATTTTTGAGCCAGAAAACTATAACAATAATTTAGATTGGGACGGTTGTCCAGATATTCCTGGAGTAACAAATCCTGAAGCTCCTGATACTGATTTTGATGGAATTCCTGATGACAAAGATGCATGTCCTCTAGACCGTGAAAATTATAACAAATTTGAAGACTCTGACGGTTGTCCAGATGTAGTTCAACATATGATATTTGGCGATTATGATGGTGATGGAATCCCTGATCAAGATGATTTATGTCCATACAGTCCTGAAACTTATAACAAATTCCAAGATGAAGACGGTTGTCCTGATTTAGTAGCTGATAACAAATTATCTGTAGATACTGATGGTGATGGAATTATTGACAATATAGACCTGTGTCCGACACAACCTGAAACTTACAATGGTATTCTAGACACTGACGGTTGTCCTGACAGTTCACTTTACAGATACGATGCAGACATGGATGGAATTTTAGATAATGATGATGCATGTCCACTAGAACCTGAAACTTACAACTTGTATCTAGACACTGACGGTTGTCCTGACTCTGTTGATGACGCATTATCTGGATATACATTCCCTGACACTGATGGTGATGGAATTGAAGACAGATGGGATTCATGTATCTATGAGCCTGAAAACTTTAACGGATTCTTAGATGATGACGGTTGTCCTGAAACTTTGGGCACCACTGCTGGTGATATGATTGATTCTGATTATGACGGTCTTGCAGACCACTTGGACCAATGTCCAACTATTGCTGAAAGATATAATAAATTCCAAGATGAAGACGGTTGTCCTGATAGTATTATTCACCAAACAATAGGTGACTCTGATGGCGATGGTATCTATGATGATGTTGACCAATGTCCAACTGCAAAAGAGACCTACAACAAATACATGGACACTGATGGTTGTCCTGATTTCATTGCAGATAATAAGCTCTCAGCAGATACTGATGGTGATGGAATTCTTGATTATCTAGACTTGTGTCCAACACAGCCTGAAACCTACAATGGATTCCAAGACTCTGACGGTTGTCCTGACAGTTCTGTGTCTACCCTTGATTCAGACATGGATGGAATTTTAGATATTAATGATGCATGTCCACTAGAACCTGAAACTTACAACAGATACCTAGACTCTGATGGTTGTCCTGACTCTGTTGATAGTACAGCCTCAACTTACACATTCCCTGACACTGACGGTGATGGAATTGAAGACAGATGGGATGCATGTATCTATGAACCCGAAAACTATAACAATAATTTAGATTGGGACGGTTGTCCTGATACTCTAGGTGCAGAATCTACTACTCCTGTTTATGCTGACTCTGATGGCGATGGATATCCTGATGCTGTAGATTCCTGTCCAACAGAATCTGAAACTTGGAACAAATACCTAGACTCTGACGGTTGTCCAGACATTGCTCCAGAACAACAAAGATTTGTCCATGATGATGATCTAGATGACATCATTAACGACGAAGACTTGTGTCCACTTGATCCTGAAGATTATGACGGTGATAGAGACACTGACGGTTGTCCTGATCCATAG
- a CDS encoding thrombospondin type 3 repeat-containing protein: protein MPINPAFAAGDLDNDGVDDAVDACPNLREDYEGTIDGCPSNFVPWYDEDYDGIEDHIDQCPNLREHYNLFQDEDGCPDINPKGGPGGLPDSDGDGFVDTVDNCPTQPETFNGVLDTDGCPDDYGSGDRDRDGVPDAVDQCPLSPETYNKFKDLDGCPDSVTDLAFVDTDNDGIQDSIDLCPTEPEVYNDYRDTDGCPDIALDSDFVDTDGDGIANQFDICPTDPETFNRFADYDGCPDSIPSFAGSLNDADGDRIMDVDDACPLEPERYNSFQDEDGCPDIPPYSSDVDSDGDGIPNSIDQCPNVKETYNKFKDLDGCPDFVADNKGTTDSDGDGIIDNNDLCPNQPEIFNGFQDRDGCPDLSGFGDRDLDGVLDAYDECPTAKETYNKFQDLDGCPDSLSGFSVFDFDGDGIADLNDQCPLEPETVNGYHDQDGCPDIAVIDSDGDGIRDSLDQCPSTAETWNRYNDEDGCPDSASDLDSDFDGIPDIVDECPLDRERYNGFQDEDGCPDYPDFLTDIDSDFDGLIDSLDKCPLIPETYNKFQDEDGCPDSVADNKGSPDSDNDGINDYNDHCPNQPETYNGILDLDGCPDDYILSHDRDQDGIPDAIDACPTAKETWNKFQDDDGCPDTISESFVVDSDNDGIPDIDDDCPLVAENYNGFQDDDGCPDIDDTQPDSDGDGVPDVMDMCPTQNETWNRYVDYDGCPDVLPLGNMVIDNDEDGINDDVDLCPNLKESWNKYNDHDGCPDIAPEQSRYKHDADLDDIINENDMCPLEPEDYDGDRDTDGCPDN, encoded by the coding sequence ATGCCCATCAATCCTGCATTTGCAGCAGGTGACTTGGACAATGATGGCGTTGATGACGCTGTTGATGCCTGTCCTAATTTACGTGAAGATTATGAAGGTACTATAGATGGTTGTCCGTCAAACTTTGTCCCATGGTATGATGAAGACTATGATGGAATAGAAGACCATATTGATCAATGTCCAAATCTTAGAGAACATTACAATTTATTCCAGGATGAAGATGGTTGTCCCGACATTAATCCTAAGGGTGGACCAGGTGGATTACCTGACTCTGATGGTGATGGATTTGTTGACACTGTTGATAATTGTCCAACACAACCTGAAACCTTTAACGGTGTTTTAGATACTGATGGCTGTCCTGATGATTATGGTTCTGGTGACCGTGATAGAGATGGGGTACCTGATGCAGTTGATCAATGTCCACTAAGTCCTGAAACTTATAACAAATTCAAAGACTTGGATGGTTGTCCTGATTCTGTTACTGATCTTGCTTTTGTTGACACTGATAATGATGGAATACAAGACTCAATAGACTTGTGTCCAACAGAACCTGAAGTGTATAATGATTACAGAGATACTGATGGCTGTCCTGATATTGCACTAGATTCTGATTTTGTTGATACTGATGGTGATGGTATTGCAAATCAATTTGATATTTGTCCTACTGATCCTGAAACTTTCAATCGCTTTGCTGATTATGATGGTTGTCCGGACTCTATTCCTTCATTTGCTGGTTCTCTAAATGATGCAGATGGTGATAGAATAATGGATGTTGATGATGCATGTCCGCTAGAACCTGAAAGATACAACAGCTTCCAAGATGAAGATGGTTGTCCAGACATTCCTCCTTACTCAAGTGATGTTGATTCAGATGGTGATGGAATTCCAAATAGTATTGATCAATGTCCAAATGTAAAAGAAACTTACAATAAATTCAAAGACTTGGATGGTTGTCCTGACTTTGTTGCAGATAACAAAGGAACAACTGATTCAGATGGTGATGGAATTATAGACAACAATGATTTGTGCCCAAACCAACCTGAAATATTTAATGGCTTCCAAGATAGAGACGGTTGTCCTGATCTTTCTGGATTTGGAGATCGTGATTTAGATGGAGTTCTTGACGCATATGATGAATGTCCAACTGCAAAAGAAACTTACAATAAATTCCAGGATCTTGACGGTTGTCCTGATTCACTTTCTGGATTTTCAGTATTTGACTTTGATGGTGACGGAATTGCTGATTTGAATGATCAATGTCCTCTAGAACCTGAAACCGTAAATGGATATCATGATCAAGATGGCTGTCCTGATATAGCTGTTATTGATTCAGATGGTGACGGAATTAGAGATTCATTAGATCAATGTCCTTCGACTGCTGAAACTTGGAACAGATACAATGATGAAGATGGCTGTCCTGATAGTGCTTCTGATCTTGATTCAGACTTTGATGGTATTCCTGATATTGTAGATGAATGTCCATTAGACAGAGAACGATACAATGGCTTCCAAGATGAAGATGGCTGTCCTGACTATCCTGATTTCCTTACTGACATAGACTCTGACTTTGATGGATTGATTGATTCATTAGATAAATGTCCACTTATTCCAGAAACTTACAATAAATTCCAAGATGAAGATGGTTGTCCTGATTCTGTAGCTGATAACAAAGGCTCTCCGGATTCAGACAATGACGGAATTAATGATTACAATGATCATTGTCCAAATCAACCAGAAACCTATAATGGAATTCTTGATCTTGACGGTTGTCCAGATGACTATATCTTAAGTCATGACAGAGACCAAGATGGTATTCCTGATGCAATTGATGCCTGTCCAACTGCAAAAGAGACTTGGAATAAATTCCAAGATGATGACGGTTGTCCTGATACAATATCCGAATCATTTGTAGTTGATTCAGACAATGACGGTATTCCTGATATTGATGATGACTGTCCGCTAGTTGCAGAAAATTACAACGGCTTCCAAGATGATGACGGTTGCCCAGATATCGATGACACTCAACCTGACTCAGATGGTGATGGTGTACCAGATGTAATGGATATGTGTCCAACCCAAAACGAAACCTGGAATAGGTATGTAGACTATGACGGTTGTCCAGATGTTCTTCCACTTGGAAATATGGTAATTGACAATGATGAAGATGGAATAAATGACGATGTTGATTTATGTCCAAATCTTAAAGAATCTTGGAACAAGTACAATGATCATGACGGTTGCCCAGATATTGCTCCTGAACAATCAAGATACAAACATGATGCTGATTTAGATGACATTATCAATGAGAATGATATGTGTCCACTAGAACCAGAGGACTATGACGGTGACAGAGACACTGACGGATGTCCTGACAATTAG
- a CDS encoding Lrp/AsnC family transcriptional regulator has translation MATAYVLINCELGSEESVISELKSIEGVVEVHGTFGAYDILAKVESDQVEALRETITWKIRKIPKIRSTLTLMGIEGQQ, from the coding sequence TTGGCAACAGCTTATGTTCTCATAAACTGTGAGCTTGGTTCTGAAGAATCTGTAATATCAGAACTAAAATCTATTGAAGGTGTTGTTGAAGTTCATGGCACATTTGGTGCATATGACATTTTAGCAAAAGTTGAATCTGATCAGGTAGAAGCATTACGCGAAACTATTACTTGGAAGATTAGAAAAATCCCAAAAATTAGATCAACACTGACTCTAATGGGAATTGAAGGACAACAGTAA
- the dusB gene encoding tRNA dihydrouridine synthase DusB, whose amino-acid sequence MLPKFSSRAFLAPMAGVSDPALRLQCKKMGAGLVVTEFTSIHSIIAKEEQLKENMKTIQEFIEFSEQERPISVQLFGSDLYALEKAATIVEPYFDIIDYNMGCPAPHITQQMAGGALLQEVNLTQEIFKTLVNAVKKPVTLKIRSGVTEASKFLFREIAKIAEDQGIQMITFHPRTVSQGYSGNADWRLIKELKEISNIPIVGNGDIATPEDAKMMLDETGCDYVMIGRGAMGNPFLFEQINDYLRTGSYKEYSFKDRLDSFFDYLCLTNQYKIKFSNIKSQAMRFTKGLKGGSKLRSKITFSKNLEELEKIMREAYSIS is encoded by the coding sequence ATGCTTCCAAAATTTTCCAGTAGGGCATTTTTAGCTCCTATGGCGGGAGTCAGTGATCCTGCTTTGAGATTGCAATGCAAAAAGATGGGAGCTGGATTGGTTGTAACTGAATTTACAAGCATTCACAGTATTATTGCAAAAGAAGAACAACTCAAAGAAAACATGAAGACAATTCAAGAGTTCATTGAATTCTCAGAACAAGAAAGGCCAATCTCTGTTCAATTGTTTGGATCTGATCTTTATGCATTAGAAAAGGCTGCAACTATTGTAGAGCCTTACTTTGACATCATTGATTACAACATGGGTTGTCCTGCACCACACATTACACAACAAATGGCAGGAGGAGCTCTACTCCAAGAAGTAAATCTCACACAAGAAATTTTCAAGACTCTAGTAAATGCTGTAAAAAAACCAGTAACTCTGAAGATTCGCTCCGGCGTTACTGAAGCAAGCAAATTTCTTTTTAGAGAAATTGCAAAGATTGCAGAAGACCAAGGGATTCAAATGATAACTTTTCATCCTAGAACTGTCAGTCAGGGATATTCTGGAAATGCAGATTGGAGATTAATCAAAGAACTCAAAGAAATTTCTAACATTCCTATAGTTGGAAATGGCGATATTGCTACTCCTGAAGATGCTAAAATGATGCTTGATGAGACTGGTTGTGATTATGTCATGATTGGCCGTGGTGCCATGGGAAATCCTTTCTTGTTTGAGCAGATTAATGATTACCTTAGGACTGGTTCATACAAGGAATACTCCTTCAAAGACAGACTGGATTCATTTTTTGATTATCTTTGTCTTACCAACCAATACAAAATCAAATTCTCTAATATCAAAAGTCAAGCCATGAGATTTACAAAAGGACTGAAGGGTGGCTCCAAACTCCGTTCTAAAATTACCTTTTCAAAAAATCTTGAAGAACTAGAAAAGATCATGCGTGAGGCATATTCTATATCTTAA
- the twy1 gene encoding 4-demethylwyosine synthase TYW1, whose amino-acid sequence MSCSGEVVEGEEQLIQIKPAISEQLKKAKYGVSDHSTVELCHWTKKSFKHEGSCYKHKFYGISTHRCMEFSPAGMHCENRCVYCWRPMEFYDSLEMKPEQVAEPEEILTKLMAERKKLINGYYGDSRNDKERLDESLLPSHYAISLSGEPTMYPKLPELIKYLKSLEATKSIFLVTNGQEPDMIQRLQDEDALPTQLYLSTNAADYESFLKINKPKYDDSWERWNRTLGMLKHLNTRTVLRITLIRGYNDRMDMIPAFAKMFRESSPHFIEIKSYMHIGRSTNRLEHSNMLEMEEVKRFSEKVAKQSKIFSVMDESFVSRISILQNNERFIDRWIPAYVNTS is encoded by the coding sequence ATGAGTTGTTCAGGCGAAGTAGTTGAAGGAGAAGAACAACTAATTCAGATCAAACCTGCAATTTCTGAACAATTAAAAAAAGCAAAGTATGGTGTTTCTGATCATTCTACTGTAGAACTATGTCATTGGACGAAAAAATCATTCAAACATGAAGGCAGTTGTTACAAACACAAGTTTTATGGGATTTCAACTCACAGATGTATGGAGTTTTCTCCGGCTGGAATGCATTGTGAAAACCGTTGCGTATATTGTTGGAGGCCAATGGAGTTTTATGATTCATTAGAAATGAAACCAGAACAAGTTGCAGAACCTGAAGAAATCTTAACTAAACTAATGGCCGAAAGAAAAAAACTGATCAATGGGTATTATGGAGATTCAAGAAATGACAAAGAAAGATTAGATGAATCATTACTTCCTAGTCACTATGCAATTTCACTCTCAGGGGAACCAACAATGTATCCCAAATTACCAGAATTGATAAAATATCTAAAATCACTTGAAGCAACAAAATCAATTTTTCTTGTTACTAATGGTCAAGAACCAGACATGATTCAAAGACTTCAAGATGAAGATGCACTTCCAACACAATTGTATTTATCAACTAATGCTGCAGACTATGAATCATTTTTAAAAATTAACAAACCAAAGTATGATGATTCATGGGAAAGATGGAACAGAACACTTGGTATGTTAAAACATCTCAATACAAGAACTGTTCTACGTATAACTCTGATTAGAGGTTATAATGATAGAATGGATATGATTCCAGCATTTGCCAAAATGTTTAGAGAATCTAGTCCACATTTTATTGAAATAAAATCTTACATGCATATTGGACGTTCCACTAACAGATTAGAGCATTCAAACATGTTAGAGATGGAAGAAGTAAAAAGATTTAGCGAAAAAGTTGCAAAACAAAGTAAGATATTTTCAGTAATGGATGAAAGTTTTGTTTCAAGAATTTCAATCCTACAAAATAATGAAAGATTTATCGACCGCTGGATTCCAGCTTATGTAAATACCAGTTAG
- a CDS encoding P-II family nitrogen regulator: MKRIEATVQTDKTSAVSDAIKDLVGGYTILEGNGRGSGKRQEIRSGRGTGHFTAEYNKVATITTIVDDSNVEKVTSAIADAAYTGKGGDGIIIVTNVESALNIASKKTGSEAL; the protein is encoded by the coding sequence ATGAAACGAATCGAGGCAACTGTTCAAACAGACAAAACAAGTGCAGTTTCTGATGCAATAAAAGATCTAGTTGGAGGATATACCATCTTAGAAGGCAATGGTAGAGGTTCTGGAAAAAGACAAGAGATCAGATCAGGAAGAGGTACAGGTCATTTCACTGCAGAATATAACAAAGTTGCAACAATAACAACAATAGTAGATGACTCAAACGTAGAGAAAGTAACCTCAGCAATTGCTGATGCAGCTTATACAGGAAAAGGTGGAGATGGAATTATCATAGTCACCAATGTAGAAAGTGCTCTAAACATAGCATCTAAAAAGACGGGTTCTGAAGCCCTCTAA